A DNA window from Nerophis lumbriciformis linkage group LG03, RoL_Nlum_v2.1, whole genome shotgun sequence contains the following coding sequences:
- the LOC133574921 gene encoding uncharacterized protein, translating to MDDNCYAKMATRREDGKESSPPTTSNSSTDKKRNIADKDVQQLIGHEEEGISTLRQENIHFLQVTEEREDLQISQDVCLLKLKEADPTKLPLTVVSVKTEDHEDKPQDQKLTGHQGEHSLESTLKQENPDSLHVKEEEKELWITQERECLLGLEEADPAKLPLTVLSVTKDNEDKLQADNLLAPLSDSEAEDLVGEPLSSDTDFESDMRTHTDNKHSECSKNKTGKKVFICSVCAKSFAQKVYLTRHMKRHTREKAFSCSVCGKRFVEKRNMVRHMRTHTGEKPFSCSVCGKRFAQKAHMVKHMKRHTGEKLFSCSVCGKSFFEKRDMERHMRTHTGEKPFKCSFCIKKFTQKGALLAHMNTHTGGKVHICSVCGKRFYHNSSMLRHMHMHTGDKLFGCVVCGKRFLFKSGVETHMRTHTGEKPFSCSVCSKRFAQKGTMVKHMRTHTGERLFICSVCGKGFAQQSIMVKHMNTHTGEKPFSCSVCCKRYAEKRALVTHMSKHSAQ from the exons ATGGACGACAACTGCTATGCCAAGATGGCGACACGAAGAGAAGACGGAAAAGAGTCATCGCCGCCAACTACCAGCAACTCATCAACGGACAAAAAGAGGAACATTGCAGATAAAG acgtccagcagctgattggtcatGAAGAAGAAGGGATCTCCACTTTAAGACAGGAGAATATCCATTTCCTTCAAGTTACAGAGGAAAGAGAGGACCTCCAGATTAGTCAGGATGTGTGTCTTCTAAAGCTGAAGGAGGCTGATCCCACCAAGTTGCcgttgactgttgtctctgtgaagactgaagaccacgAAGACAAACCCCAAGACCAGAAGCTGACTGGTCATCAAGGGGAACATTCCCTTGagtccactttgaagcaggagaatCCCGATTCTCTCCACGTTAAAGAAGAAGAGAAGGAACTCTGGATCACTCAAGAGCGAGAGTGTCTTCTCGGGCTGGAAGAGGCTGATCCCGCCAAGTTGCCATTGACTGTTCTCTCTGTGACTAAAGACAATGAAGACAAACTACAagcagacaacctcttagctccactatcagatagtgaggctgaagacttGGTTGGAGAACCTTTAAGCAGCGATACAGACTTCGAgagtgatatgaggactcacactgacaacaaacactctgaatgctctaaaAATAAGACAGGGAAAAAAGTATTTATCTGCTCAGTGTGTGCCAAAAGCTTTGCTCAAAAGGTCTATTTGACCCGACACATGAAAAGACACACAAGAGAAAaagcatttagttgttcagtttgtggtaaaaggttCGTTGAAAAGCGAAATATggtcagacacatgagaacacatacaggaGAAAAACCCTTCAGTTGTTCTGTCTGTGGTAAAAGATTCGCTCAGAAGGCACATATGGTGAAACACATGAAAaggcacacgggagaaaaactctttagttgttcagtttgtggtaaaagtttCTTTGAAAAGAGGGATAtggaaagacacatgagaacgcacacaggagaaaaacccttcAAATGCTCTTTCTGCATTAAAAAATTCACTCAGAAGGGAGCTTTGTTAGCACACATGAACACGCACACGGGGGGGAAAGTCCacatttgttcagtttgtgggaAAAGATTCTATCATAATTCAAGTATGTTAAGacacatgcacatgcacacaGGCGACAAACTCTTTGGTTGTGTAGTTTGTGGTAAAAGATTCCTTTTTAAGTCAGGTGTGGAAactcacatgagaacacacacaggagaaaagccCTTTAGTTGCTCTGTCTGTAGTAAACGGTTCGCTCAAAAGGGAACTATGGtaaaacacatgagaacgcacacaggagaaaggCTATTTATTTGTTCAGTTTGCGGAAAAGGATTTGCTCAGCAGTCCATTATGGTAAAACACATGAAcacgcacacgggagaaaaaccctttagttgttcagtttgctgTAAAAGATACGCTGAAAAGAGAGCGCTTGTAACACACATGAGTAAACACTCGGCACAGTGA